From the genome of Papaver somniferum cultivar HN1 chromosome 2, ASM357369v1, whole genome shotgun sequence, one region includes:
- the LOC113352322 gene encoding uncharacterized protein LOC113352322 → MGFPGMLVHWVWTGCPPYWVGHYKGHYAKPTVILEAAASYDCWIRHTFFGHPGSQNDINVLHKSPLFEDLKYGISPQLNFSINGNHYTHGYYLADGTYPKWSTLVQCYRRPPAGEMGYSYSYFNSKQMNLRKDVERAFGILKWKFAIVCGPYRSLSAREMHKTMLTCIIMHNMVIQETCRNKNWANHQDDDLRPEIIPARVLPARNYAQMTSHIENRTLYNRLREDLRANLWAEFGRDGGRIE, encoded by the coding sequence ATGGGATTTCCTGGAATGCTGGTGCATTGGGTATGGACAGGATGCCCTCCCTATTGGGTCGGTCATTATAAGGGTCATTACGCAAAACCAACAGTGATCCTTGAGGCcgctgcttcttatgattgttggatacgACACACTTTTTTTGGTCACCCAGGATCTCAAAACGATATAAATGTTTTACACAAATCGCCtttgtttgaagatttaaagTATGGAATTTCTCCTCAGCTAAATTTCAGTATCAACGGGAATCACTACACTCATGGTTATTATCTCGCAGATGGAACGtatccaaaatggtcaactttagttcaatgtTACCGTCGGCCACCTGCCGGTGAAATGGGTTATTCATACTCGTATTTCAATAGTAAACAGATGAATCTGAGAAAGGATGTGGAGCGGGCTTTTGGAATTCTGAAGTGGAAGTTCGCAATCGTTTGTGGGCCTTATCGTAGTTTAAGTGCTCGTGAAATGCATAAGACTATGCTGACTTGcatcattatgcataacatggttATCCAGGAGACTTGTCGTAATAAGAATTGGGCTAACCATCAAGATGACGACTTAAGGCCTGAGATTATACCAGCTAGAGTATTACCTGCAAGGAACTATGCGCAAATGACCAGTCATATCGAGAACAGAACTCTGTATAACAGGTTGAGGGAAGATCTCAGAGCGAATCTGTGGGCTGAGTTTGGAAGAGATGGGGGACGAATTGAGTAG